The genomic segment CCGTGGCCTCATCGGCTACCAGTCCGAACTTCTGACAGACACACGCGGCACCGCGATCATGAACCGTCTGTTCCACTCCTACCAGCCGTTCAAGGGCGCTATCGCTGGTCGCGTCCAGGGTGTTCTGCTGTCGAACGGTTCCGGTGAAGCTGTTGCCTACGCCATGTTCAACCTGGAAGATCGCGGCCCGATGATGATCGAGCCCGGCGAAAAGGTTTATGCTGGCATGATCATCGGCATTCACACACGCGACAACGACCTTGAAGTCAACGTGCTCAAGGGCAAGCAGCTCACCAACATCCGCGCCGCTGGCAAGGATGAAGCCGTGAAGTTGACACCACCCATCCGCATGACGCTTGACCGCGCGCTCTCCTGGATTCAGGACGACGAGCTGATGGAAGTGACGCCAAAGTCCATCCGTCTTCGCAAGATGTTCCTGGATGCCAACGACCGCAAGCGTTTCGACAAGGCAAAGCTTGCCGGCTGATATTCGGCTTCATCTATGAATTTGAAAAACCCGGCCATCGCGTCGGGTTTTTTATTTGTCGCCTGCGTTAACCGTTTGACCGTTTTTAATTGGGGGCTGAGTCGCATGCGGCTTGCCTCAATGGTAAATATAGCGTTAATTTTTACCCTTCATCCACATGAATAGGCTGTGGGTAAGCTTCGAGCCGTTAACCTTTATGGCTGGTAAGTTTTCTCCGCCGGGGTCAGAATCGCGTTATGAAAACGTTATCCATAGATATTCGCCGAGCAGAGCCGGACGATGCGCGCGCCATTTCGGACACGCACAGATCGTCCTGGCAGCAGGCCTATGCGGGTCTTATTCCCCATAAGCCGCTTCGGCAGATGCTGGATCGACGCAATGAAACGTGGTGGCGCAAGGCCACCCGAGGCTCTGCAACCATGCTGGTGGTGGAAATTTCCGGTGTGATTGCAGGCTACGCAACGATGGGCCTCAGCCGCGCACGTGGACTGCCCTATGATGGTGAAATCTACGAGATTTACCTGCTTCCCGAATATCAGGGCATGGGGCTCGGCTCCGTGCTGTTTACCGAGGCACGTCGTCTTCTGAAATCTCTGGGATGCAAGGGCACAGTGGTCTGGTGCCTTGAGGACAGTGACGTTGCCAGCCGCTTTTTCCGCTCCCATGGCGGTGAAGACGTGGCGGAAGGCATGGAAGACTTCGCGGGCACGCAATTGCGCAAGCTGGGCTTTGTCTGGCACTGATGTTTCGGTGAGACGCGTACCGGGTTTGCGCGCTTTGGCCTTCAATTGCCCGCGATTTTGCGCTATTGCGATGGAGAGGGGGCGCTTCTGGCGCCGCCGATAGCAGCATGATTTCGGAGTGAGAGATGGATAAGTTCACCAAGCTGACGGGTGTCGCCGCCCCTATGCCGGTCGTCAATATCGACACCGACATGATCATTCCCAAGGATTATCTCAAAACCATCAAGCGCACCGGCCTTGGCACCGGCCTGTTTGCGGAATCGCGCTATCTGGATGACGGCTCTCTGAACCCGGACTTCGTGCTGAACAAACCAGCCTACCAGAACGCACAAATTCTGGTCGCGGGCGATAATTTCGGCTGCGGTTCGTCCCGCGAACATGCACCATGGGCGCTGCTGGATTTCGGCATTCGCTGCATCATCTCCACCAGCTTCGCCGATATTTTCTACAACAACTGTTTCAAGAACGGCGTTCTCCCGATCATCGTCAGCCCCGAAAATCTGGAAAAGCTGATGGACGATGCCTCGCGCGGGTCCAACGCTGTTTTGAGCATCGATCTGGAGACGCAGGAAATCAGCGGCCCTGACGGTGGCACTATCAGCTTCGAGATCGACGCTTTCAAGCGTCACTGCATGCTGAACGGGCTCGATGACATCGGCCTGACACTGGAGCATGCCGGTGCCATCGAAGGGTTCGAAAAAACCAACGCCTCTGCCCGCCCCTGGGCTTGATCCTTTCTGCGAGACGGTTTGGTGCTGCCGTACCGAATCGTCCCTAGCCTTCCTTGAAATAGGCCACCTCCAGGGTTAAGAAGCCGCAACCCCGCAACGAACGCCGTTGCCGGATGTGGATTTTTGATACGCCCGTCCCTGTGGCCCCCTTGGGTTTTCAGCCGGGCCAAGGAGGGTTTTCATGACAGTGCGCACGCTTTTCCTGCTGCCCGGTGACGGCATCGGCCCTGAGGCCATGGCGGAAGTCCGCAAGCTGATCGATTATCTCAATAGCGAGAAGGCTGCTGGCTTCAAGACGGATGAAGGCCTCGTCGGCGGCAGCGCCTATGATGCGCACGGCGTAGCGATTTCCGATGCGGATATGGAAAAGGCGCTCGCCGCAGACGCCATTCTGTTTGGAGCCGTCGGGGGTCCCAAGTGGGATAGCGTTCCTTACGAGGTGCGGCCCGAATCCGGTCTGTTGCGCCTGCGCAAGGATCTGGAGCTGTTTGCCAATCTGCGTCCGGCCATCTGCTACCCGGCACTGGCTGCCGCATCCTCGCTGAAGCAGGAACTGGTCGAAGGCCTCGATATCCTCATCGTTCGCGAATTGACGGGTGGCGTTTATTTCGGTGAGCCGAAGCAGATCATCGACCTTGGCAACGGCCAGAAGCGCGGCATCGATACCCAGATTTACGATACGTTCGAAATCGAGCGCATCGCCAGCGTCGCCTTCGAGCTTGCCCGCACCCGTGGCAATCGCGTCTGCTCCATGGAAAAGCGCAACGTCATGAAGTCGGGCGTGTTGTGGAACCAGGTCGTGACCGAAACCCATGCGGCGAAGTACAAGGACGTGCAGCTGGAGCATATGCTGGCTGATGCCGGTGGCATGCAGCTGGTGCGCAAGCCCAAGCAGTTCGACGTGATCGTCACTGACAACCTGTTCGGCGATATGCTGTCCGACGTGGCCGCGATGCTGACGGGTTCTCTCGGCATGCTGCCATCCGCTTCGCTGGGCGCACCGGATGCCAAGACGGGCAAGCGCAAGGCGATGTACGAGCCTGTGCATGGCTCGGCCCCTGACATTGCTGGCAAGGGTATTGCCAACCCGATCGCCATGATCGCGTCCTTTGCCATGTGCCTGCGCTATTCCTTCAACATGGTGGATGAAGCCACCAAGCTGGAAACGGCCATCGCCAACGTGCTGGACAAGGGCATCCGCACCGCAGACATTGTCTCGGACGGCAGCCGTCAGGTCAGCACGTCTGAAATGGGCGACGCAGTTCTGGAAGAGTTCAAGGCGCTGTCGGCTTGATCGAAACATTCTGGGCAGGGGGCGTTGCGTCCTGCCCGGCATTGCCTATCGGCAAGAGATGCTCATATCGCTTGTCGGTCAGCGTTTTCAAAAACGCGACAATGGCATCCACCCGCTTGTCATCCAGTGCAGGCGCTGCCGTCAGCTCCGTCATGGCGATATTCTCAGGCACCTCGGGTGCATCCCATGCCTGACCCGTTTCCGGGTTGATCTGACGGCTGGGCTTCTTGCTTTTGTATTTTACGTAAAACAGCACGACCGTGCGCAAATCCTTGAACACGCCATTGTGCATGTAGGGACCGGTCACCGCGACGTTGCGCAGGGTCGGGACCTTGAACTTGCCGCGCTGTGCGGGATCGCCTGCAACAGCGGGGTTCTGCGCCAAACCGAGATCGACGGCATCCGGCTTCGATCCATTCGCCGCCCGGGCTGCCTTGTTGGCGGGAACGCCGATGTTGAAATATTTGTGGTTGGTGAAAAGCCCGTTGGACAGGCCGTTCGGGCCTTTGAGTTCATGACAGGTGTTGCAGTTGGTAAACTGTGTCGAGGACATCAGCACCCGGCCCAGCTCTTCCTGATCGGTCAGCTTCTCTTCGCCCCGCAGGAAGCGGTCATATTTGGAATCGAATGTCGAGAAGGTGTCCGTCCGCTCGAAAGCGGCAAGCGCCTTCGTCATAGCGGCGAAGGCGGCGTCATCAGTCTTGAACACATCGCCGCCGAACTGGGTGCCGAAGGCGGCAGCGTAATCCGGGTTTTCCTGCAGCCGCTTGGCGATGGTCGTTTTGTCCGGCATGCCCATTTCGATGGGGTTCAAAGGCGGGCCAGCGGCCTGATCTTCCAGAGACGATGCGCGGCCATCCCAGAACTGCCCGCCGACATATTCGCCCAGCGCGTTCTTGCCGAACGGCGGTGAAAAGCTAGCATAGGCGGCGCTGGGCGTGTTTCGATCACCCAGCGACGTGCCGTCATCTCCCAGCGAGACATCGTGCCCAATCGGGCCACCAGTATCACGTCCATCGGTAAAGCCCGCCCCCGGCATGTGACAGGTGGAGCAGGACATGGTGCGGTTCATGGAGAGATTGGGATCATCGAACAGGGCAGCGCCGAGCTTTTCCAGCGTGGCATAATCCTCGCCGCCATGGGCAAGCGTTCCCGTGCCAAGCCCAGCGGGCACGAAGGCGAACACACATGCAGAGATAACGCAGATGAGATGTCTGATCATGGCAGAACGCCGGAATAGATGAACTGGCGTGCTCTATAGCACCTCAAAACAACTAAGCACAGAAACTTTCTGTGCCCGCTCCACTTTGCCGCAGCAGATGTTTTAGTCGATCTGGAAGTAATTCTCGAAGGATTCCGGGAAATTCTGCCGTGCCACCCGCTCATCGATAACAAGCATGGACTGATACGACAATGGATCGAAATCCTTGTCGGCAGGCAGCACCTCACGCCCGAACAGAAGGCTCAAGCGGGCCGCATCGAGGTTACCGCGCTCGAACGGCTCGTTGCCGAACTGGTGCCACAGCGCATGCATGAAAGCGGCATCCACCTTGTGTTCCGCCGAATCATTACGCGCACGGCGCGGAATGTGTTTGACGGGCGTGACGCCGCGCGGATTGGCGCGGCGTATGGTGAACTGAATGC from the Agrobacterium vaccinii genome contains:
- a CDS encoding GNAT family N-acetyltransferase, whose amino-acid sequence is MKTLSIDIRRAEPDDARAISDTHRSSWQQAYAGLIPHKPLRQMLDRRNETWWRKATRGSATMLVVEISGVIAGYATMGLSRARGLPYDGEIYEIYLLPEYQGMGLGSVLFTEARRLLKSLGCKGTVVWCLEDSDVASRFFRSHGGEDVAEGMEDFAGTQLRKLGFVWH
- a CDS encoding cytochrome-c peroxidase translates to MIRHLICVISACVFAFVPAGLGTGTLAHGGEDYATLEKLGAALFDDPNLSMNRTMSCSTCHMPGAGFTDGRDTGGPIGHDVSLGDDGTSLGDRNTPSAAYASFSPPFGKNALGEYVGGQFWDGRASSLEDQAAGPPLNPIEMGMPDKTTIAKRLQENPDYAAAFGTQFGGDVFKTDDAAFAAMTKALAAFERTDTFSTFDSKYDRFLRGEEKLTDQEELGRVLMSSTQFTNCNTCHELKGPNGLSNGLFTNHKYFNIGVPANKAARAANGSKPDAVDLGLAQNPAVAGDPAQRGKFKVPTLRNVAVTGPYMHNGVFKDLRTVVLFYVKYKSKKPSRQINPETGQAWDAPEVPENIAMTELTAAPALDDKRVDAIVAFLKTLTDKRYEHLLPIGNAGQDATPPAQNVSIKPTAP
- the leuB gene encoding 3-isopropylmalate dehydrogenase, coding for MTVRTLFLLPGDGIGPEAMAEVRKLIDYLNSEKAAGFKTDEGLVGGSAYDAHGVAISDADMEKALAADAILFGAVGGPKWDSVPYEVRPESGLLRLRKDLELFANLRPAICYPALAAASSLKQELVEGLDILIVRELTGGVYFGEPKQIIDLGNGQKRGIDTQIYDTFEIERIASVAFELARTRGNRVCSMEKRNVMKSGVLWNQVVTETHAAKYKDVQLEHMLADAGGMQLVRKPKQFDVIVTDNLFGDMLSDVAAMLTGSLGMLPSASLGAPDAKTGKRKAMYEPVHGSAPDIAGKGIANPIAMIASFAMCLRYSFNMVDEATKLETAIANVLDKGIRTADIVSDGSRQVSTSEMGDAVLEEFKALSA
- the leuD gene encoding 3-isopropylmalate dehydratase small subunit, whose protein sequence is MDKFTKLTGVAAPMPVVNIDTDMIIPKDYLKTIKRTGLGTGLFAESRYLDDGSLNPDFVLNKPAYQNAQILVAGDNFGCGSSREHAPWALLDFGIRCIISTSFADIFYNNCFKNGVLPIIVSPENLEKLMDDASRGSNAVLSIDLETQEISGPDGGTISFEIDAFKRHCMLNGLDDIGLTLEHAGAIEGFEKTNASARPWA